The genomic stretch CTAATTCTTTCTGCCCTTGCCACCTCAACGAAAATTTCCAGCTTACCCATTGACTGCCACGTGTTCCATGTGCCCTAAAgctgcctgatcaaaatgcttcagcaaaacttgataattcagccatcaacGACAAAATTCAATCAagatagtttcacatgttagttcattctttgtgcaaatatttatcAATGAAACTATTACCTTTAACCCaaattaaaaactacaaaaataattaaacttaattaagataataaaaacaccaaagttagctacaaaagctaaaaataaactaacatcacacataattttttcacaattataagttcaaaagcacatgaataactctttattcaagagttatcacttACGTTGATTGCACATCAACAAACAAATATAAGTGAAACCTAATCGAGATCGGTTGTAGGTGTCATGCTATTTCAGATCGAGATTGGCTGTAATCGGCGTCGTGGGTCGCTTGAGAAGGAGTGGTATTGCCGCCTGGGAATGAGAGAACAAGTAGTTCGTGCCGACGTCCATGGAGATTTCTCATCGGTGTTCATGGAGTTCTCTCCTTGCTGGGTTTGTGGTGGCTAATTACGGAGGCGTCGTGAGTCGCCTAAGAAGGAGGAATCTTGCCGCCTAAAGGAGAACAAatagtatttttgtaaaaaaaaaactttacaaAAATTATTATTGCAGAATAACagtaaaaatgttattttttaataGTATTTTGTTATTTAGATTAGATTTTTTACTTTCAATGATTTTTAGTTGCTAGAATCGATTTCTTGTAGTAATTGCATTGATTTTTTCGAATGACTTGCTAACTTCTTTCTTAGCTGAACAAAATTTTATCATCACAATTTCTTCTTAGATGAAGTTTAAgagaaacataaacaaaaataatcTAAAAGTAAAGACAATAATATCAAACTATATCTACCCACTACCCACTACCCACTACCCACTTGGTGTCGTGTCCAACAATTAAATAATATAAGCAAATACCACGAGGTTGGCTTTTAAAATCACTCAATCATCGTGCAAATACAAGTAGTATTTCATTCTAAAGATACATGTGACCATATTAAAAACTAAAGAGAAATGGAGACTCAAGAGCTTTCAAGCGTTGACTATGGCAGTTCACTCCCAATTGAAAGTGTTCAAGAACTAGCTTCAAAAAACCAGAAAGAAATCCCGTCTCGCTATCTCCGGCCTGAAGCTGAGCTCGATCCAGTTTCTGTCCAAGAATCACGCGAGCTTCCAGTAATTGATATGACCAAACTGATTGACGATCAACATCCATGGCACCATGATGAAGTGGCAAAACTTCATTTAGCTTGTAAAGACTGGGGATTCTTTCAGGTAGATCACACAACTTTTGTCCAAAATTCAGTTGCAGGGTCTAAAAGTTCACCATTGATTTAACTCAAATAGGGCACAATTTGATCATGAGTAATTGTGATGATGAAACAGTTAACCAATCATAAGGTTCCAGAGGAAGTCATTGAAAAAATGAAGATTGACATAGAAGAATTCTTCAAACTGCCATTAGTGAAGAAAAAAGCTTATGCACAGCAGCCAAATAGTATTGAAGGCTATGGCCAAGCCTATAATCAGTCTGAAGAGCAAGAGCTTGACTGGGGAGACGCATTCATCCTTCGAACTCTTCCTGTCTCCTTGAGAAATATGAGATACTGGCCTACTCAGCCTATTTCTTTTAGGTAAATTTTAATCTTCATTATTTTCctacaaacaaaacaaaatatgCAAGTGACACATATAACACAAAACAATTATAAGAAACAAACCCTTCCAAACATAATCATTCATGCACTGAAAATTTCAGAGAAAATCTGGACAGATACTCACGGGAACTGAAGAAAGTTGCACTATGTGTTTTTAAATTCATGTCTAGAAACCTGGGGCTAGATTCACAGACACTTGCTAGTAAGTTCGAGAATGGAAGACAATCCATTAGGATAAATTTCTTCCCACCTTGTATGCAAGCTAACAAAGTTATGGGCCTCACTCCACATTCTGATGTTACTGGATTAACTATACTACACCAAGTAAATGATGTACAAGGTTTGCAGATCAAGAAAAATGGCAAATGGGTGCTGGTGAAACCTGTCTCAGGTGCGTTCATCGTCAACATCGGTGACATCATTGAGGTAATGTAATGATAATTGTGTCAAAATGAAAATGCTAGAAAGAGGATTGACAGAGTTCAGATTATTAACGAATGTATATGTATTTTTTCTCTTGTCACCAAGTGGTGTGATAAATTTGCAACTACATTGGTCAATGCTCATTTGCTATAAAAAAATTCAGTTCAGTCTCCAAACATTTTGTCAAGGATAATCTCTTATCATGTGAAAGTTTGTGTAATTGTATTGTAGTGCAGTCTTTCCCATGATAAGAGATTATCCTTAACAAAATTAAATGTTTGGACACTGAAACTCATAAACACGTACAACTATGTATGCAGATAATGAGCAATGGGGAGTACAAGAGCATAGAGCACAGAGTTGTTGTGAACCCAGAGAAGCAACGTCTTTCTATTGCTGCATTTCATGGTCCACATGCCAAAGACGTTATTGGCCCTTTACCAGATCTAGTAAAAAATAGTAAGGCTAACTATAAAACTATTATCACAGAGGATTATCTCAAACTTGTGTTCAGTAAAAGGCTTGATGGTAAAAGCCAAGTAGATTGTCTAAAGGTAGAGTAGTGGCTCAAACGAATGCAGGCTGTTACATATATTGTACTATAATCACGACAAGATCGTCGCATTTTCTCAACAAGTTTGTACCACGATTTTAAATTGCAGTTAAATAAAGTTTATTTCTCCCACTCTTTCTCAAAAGCAAGTGAGAACATAATCGCTAAAGAGCCTTTCCAACTTTATATTCATTAATGAAAGGGAATGAAAGATTGTGTCATCACAGACAACTTTGTACTAATATCCCCGTATACTGAAATCCTAAAATACTGAAATCCTACCAACTCCTTCCTCTTATTCTACCATCTTTCTTTCAACATATCCCTTTTGACCTACAAATCATCATCATTCTTTCAACAGAACTTCCAACTGCTCACAAAACCATTTCTTACTTCCATTGATACAAGTTTGTATACAGCAATAACATTTACCAAAACCACTTCATAATGTCTCCATTAGTGTCTTTCAAACTTATCGAACACATTAAGATTGTAGTACACAATTTAACTACAATCTTATAATGAAACTACACACGTGAAAGTCGTACAAATCTGTCACCCAAGCAGCCAGTCAAAATTTGTATACAAATCCCACCTCCTCACAATAACTTGACTAGTTGACCTGAGCTGCCAGTAATCTATATGACCATTATTGAACCTTGACGATAGTAAAACCTAGCTTGAAACTAGGGGTTCATTCAGGTAGAAACCACAcaatataaatttattatttaaaaatataaatcatataaaaaaAGCTGCAAATGTAAGTTTCCCAACGTCCAAATGCAACATTAAAAGTAGACACAGGATAGCGAGGGGAACATTTTATATTTGGCTTCATTTAGCAGCACACAAATTTAATTTGATTCATTTGACGTATTGCCGATCAATGAAAACATGAAACCAAAActaataaaagataaaataaatacataaaaaattaaaGGGAGAAATGTAATGAGTAACTCAGTCCCTTAGATGTTCAATAGATCTGCGATCATTTCCGCAAAAATCATTACAGGTCTGTTAAGACTCATCACCGCTAATCACACAAGACTCCCATAtctttattatataatatatatagctACTAGCTCCATGGTTTTTGTCCTAGAACAGAGCCAAAAACCTAAATAGAAGAGCAAGTAGCACCTATTCCTATTGCTTCAAGGGAACGAGTTCGATGGGAATTTCGATTATAAATCATCCGCAACGACCAGATAGTGAAGCCTTAAATGATAAAATGAAAGGGACCCTAGTAGCAGATGCTAGCAAAACGACAAAGTAGAATAAAACACATTGGAATGATAGAAATTTCTACTCACCTTGAGTTCAAGCAAAGTAATAGGTATTACATTCTAATGCCTATTGACTCTGATACACAAAATATATGAAAAGTACTGACGATTGGGTGTAGATAAAAAATACCATAGAGAACGAAAACAAAACAAAGATGGTAACTTTTCTcgatgttaatttttttttaaaagttgtcACATC from Humulus lupulus chromosome 5, drHumLupu1.1, whole genome shotgun sequence encodes the following:
- the LOC133777975 gene encoding S-norcoclaurine synthase 1-like — protein: METQELSSVDYGSSLPIESVQELASKNQKEIPSRYLRPEAELDPVSVQESRELPVIDMTKLIDDQHPWHHDEVAKLHLACKDWGFFQLTNHKVPEEVIEKMKIDIEEFFKLPLVKKKAYAQQPNSIEGYGQAYNQSEEQELDWGDAFILRTLPVSLRNMRYWPTQPISFRENLDRYSRELKKVALCVFKFMSRNLGLDSQTLASKFENGRQSIRINFFPPCMQANKVMGLTPHSDVTGLTILHQVNDVQGLQIKKNGKWVLVKPVSGAFIVNIGDIIEIMSNGEYKSIEHRVVVNPEKQRLSIAAFHGPHAKDVIGPLPDLVKNSKANYKTIITEDYLKLVFSKRLDGKSQVDCLKVE